The window CATTGCTAAGGACCCCGTCTTCCAACTGGTTGAGAAGAACAGCCGCATCGCTCCCGAAGTCCTCAAGAAGCACggcaagaccaagaaccCTTACCCCAACGTCGACAGCAGCTCCGGTGTCCTGTTCCACCACTACGGCTTCCACGAGACCCTGTACTACACCGCCACCTTTGGTGTCTCGCGTGGTCTGGGTCCCCTTGCCCAGCTCATCTGGGACCGCGCCCTGGGTCTCCCCATTGAGCGCCCCAAGAGCATCAACCTCGAGGGTCTCCTGAAGCAGGCCGAGAGCAGCTAAAGAATGAAAAATAACGTTGAAATGAAACATGTATGAAGAAAATAGGTTGGGCATGAGTGTTTTTGAGAGAGCAcgtgtatatatatatcatctTATAGCTTGTCTAAAATCGACTGACCTTGTTCTGTTTTGAACACACTTTCGACTCACATTGGCGTGTCATGTCTGCAACGCCCTCTATAAGGAGACCGGCTTGTTTGCGTGTAGCCATGGCTTTTACAGCCTCTaataggtacatgtatatttCTGTCTGCTGGACATAATTTAATGAAGCTCATTGTATGTCTCGTCTCTATGTACCTCAAGTAAGTATTAAAACGTTGCTTAAACAAATGGAAAGATACTCCCTTTGCTAATTAGCGTACTCTACTTCATGCGGAATACGGTAGTGCTATTGGTTGTTGGGATAGTTCAGCGCGCAGGCAAGGCGAATCACAGCCTTACCTCACGCATCCCAGAACTAGAATCCTTCGCGGGGGAAGCTGCCTACATTGACATCTGTGCGATAACGTTCAAGGCGAAATCGTATGCAACATATTGCTGCCTTTCCTCTCCCGCAAAATTGCGCAAaggcttctctctctcgtcgACTTTACAGCTCCCAAGAACGCGAGCGTCTCCCATCGATCAATCTCACATATTCCTTcagtttattttttttcgtaATAAAATATGCGTCTAATTCATACCAGTACGCTGGAGTTCATCTGGTTTCCTAAAGCTCCACCTCCATATGCTATCCTCTCCCACACTTGGGGCAATGATGAGGTGACTTTTTCGGATTTCACCAACCTGTCCACGAGAACAACAAAATTGGGCTTTGCCAAGATCAAACAGACCTGTGAACAAGCCCTCAAAGATGGCTTTAGCTACGCGTGGATAGATACATGCTGTATCAATAAAGAAAGCAGCTCCGAGCTGAGCGAGGCCATCAATTCCATGTTTAGATGGTATCGCGACGCGGCCATATGCTACGCGTATCTCGAAGACGCTTCCGAGGACATACAATTACCAATAACAAGCCCTTCGTCGATTTCACATTGCAGATGGTTTACCCGGGGCTGGACATTGCAAGAGTTACTTGCGCCCAAGGAAATTGTGTTTTTTGGAGCAAAATGGACCACGATAGGCCGAAAGACGGAGCTCAAAGAAATTCTGGAACAAATTACTGGGATTCCCTGTGCAATTCTTACCGGGGACATGCGGTTAGATCAAACCAGTGTTGCAAACCGCATGAATTGGGctgcaaaaagagagacgacTCGCGAAGAAGACATTGCATATTGTCTCATGGGAATATTCGACGTCAACATGCCCATGATTTATGGCGAGGGGAGGAATGCCTTCACTCGCCTGCAAGAGGAGATTTTGAAGCAAACCCAGGACGATTCTTTGTTTGCCTGGCGGGCCAGCGAAGAGTCTGCATCTGAGGCCCCGTATCGCGGCTTATTTGCTTCATCGCCAAAAGAATTTGCCAGCGAGGTGACTACCACTCCGTTCTTCACTAGCATGGCTGGCGCGTCAACTCTACTCGGCAATGGGCGAATATCTCTTAGCTGCGCTCTATACCAGGACGGCTTCATTGGCCTCAAGTGCTTTCAGGGCACGGAACTCTCAACGGTTGTGGGCATCCAGGCCATCAGCACAGGGATCAATCACTTTGTACGGTCCAACCCTTCGCAGTTGGTTTTGAAACCTCATCGATATCCTATTGCTTTCCAAACTGTGGTATTTGACAAGTTTGTCGAGATGAGAGAGCCGAGATCATTGAGCGACATTTATCAGCACAATGAactttttcttgctctgccTCCAGAAATACGGTTTGTGGCCGTGTATCCCAAAGAATACATGGGATTTcagaagacgatgaagctgCCAATAACGCATCTTGTCGGGAAAAAGGTTGCCTTTTATATGGAAGTCGACAGGCAGGCATCGGGTGCTGATGTGTTTCAAGAAATTGGATGGAGTGACAAGGGCACGGCAGTTCTACTTGTCCTTTGGGTTGAACAACTAAGCACAAGATCGTTTACTTTCTATTTTGACCTACTGGCCGTCAATGCTGGGAATGCCGAATCAGAGTTTATAGATGCCGAAAGGCCTCCAGAAGCACTCGATGCAAAAGAGACAGCCATTGCATGGTCTACTATTTGTGCTACTGGAACTCAAACGATAGTGGGCGGGCATCAAATGTTTAGTCTTCAGTTGAGTGTTGCTACAAATGCGGATATTAAAGATAGAGCAGTAGATGTTCgaaaggaaatggaagaggctgaaaaggaaagggaaagggaaaggaaagTGGctgagagggagagggatgCCGAGAATGCTCGTGAGTTTAAGAAAGGTGTTGGACAGATAGTAGCTATGTTGATAGCCCCGATACTTGGATTTGCCTTTAGTATAGCTCTTGGAATAGTCCTGTCCACGTATGCCTAGGTAGCGTTATTGTTGAACAACTCATTCTCAAAAACTGCAGATTCACCTGTCTCTGGTGTACAAATGCCTCGCACCAAGCAGAGTGGTCAAGGTCTGGTTTATGCTCTCCTACATACATTACCTATGTCAACTCATCAGCCCTGTTTCTAGTGGCTCACGAAATTAACGTTATCAAAACCCACGAGTTCGTCATCTGTTTCTAGTATAACAGCCCACCCTCGGTGCTTTTATAGAGCGCATCGCAGACTGGGTACATCTTAAGTGCAATCCGTCCCCTCCGCTCTGAAAACAGGAAATCAAAGAGCATTGAGATGCTAGAAAACAGCAACTTGGGTATTTCCTTGAGTACCCTAAATAGTTCAGGTTCTTCGTTTTTCGGCATGGTGCGCTGCTTAAATGACAAGTTAAGAGGCAGCAAATATGGAGGAGCCGCTCGTTGCTTCTTGTAGAGAACTCACACGAGTTTCACATGCCAAATCAACACGACCCCGACAGACATTTTCTTGGAACAATAGAACCGCAGTTGCTACAGAGTAAATCAAGCGATCTCCCGACTTACAAGAAGTCATAGGAGTCTGGACCCTGCAATTACCCTTAATGGCAGCTGAGTTTAAAGGGGATAGCGCTAGAGATGCTGACATCAATGTTGCTACCAATGCGGCAACCGATGCGCGTTAAACGATAACGGTTCAGTTtggtattattattattattaatctGGGAATAATCGCGAGGTAAGTCTGTTTATTGTAGCCTCTGATGAATTCTCAATATGTATCTATGAAGAGACGCAGATCTTATCACAAGTTAATCGGTAGTGTAGTGTATGTCAGAATATCTCGTATGCTCATGGTATCAGTTGCTTAATCGCATGTTGTACGCTGCGATTTAGTTGGCGCTTTGCATTAGTGGAACCTTTGAATCTGCTTCGCCATctccatactcgtacatagCCAGATGAAAAGGGGAGAATAAAAcacgaagaagctgatggtAAATTACAACCGAGAAACTTTGAAACTTGTTCCCCAATAGGATAGTGGTAGAGTAGAAGTGAATGCTGACAATAAGGCATGTAGTCAGCAATCCTTTTGACgaatatacgagtacgaatTATCCACAATCACTTGGCCTCAAGCAGATGGTAGAATTGTAAAAGGAATCTGCTCTGCAGTTTACAGGGTTCATGCTGCATATCCTTATTTGAAGGCTTTGCCTGCCACGGTTATAATATCACTTTTATATAATGTGTTTTTTTCGGGAAGAAGCTCATAAGTGCTTCGGCTTGAGCGATGTAAGCTACCTCTCCGCAGAAATACTTCATCTAGTCCATGTCAATACTTGCAGGCAATTGAATCCTCCCGTCTGTTAGCCGTGGCTTTGCATTGCTTTTCGGGTGGTGGATATTATTGCTTCCGCGCCACTTTTATCAGCTAGCAGTCTAGGCAAAGGGGGCAGAATGAGCTAACTCATAAGCGCTACAGTATCTCGGTGGTAACAGTGGAATTCCAATCTGGCTCCTTCTCTTCAGGGTCATACCACCACTGGTAAAGGAATGGTAATTTCTTCAGCCTTAGCCGAATGTTGCACAACTTACATGATGTCACTACCGCGTTGAGTCCAATCCCCTGCCGTATTTTATCCCTTCACGGTCGTGTGGTATTGAGTAGTAAGCCAGCTCGTGCTCGTTTACTGAGCGTTCTGGGGTCCTCTGTTATGAGATGCTTATGGACAAGGTGGAGCTTTGAAACAGATACTTGGTCGCAGCAGCTGCGGTGTGTTTCGTTAGCCTAGAACCAGTAAAGAAGTAATTTACGTCAATGTGGCACTTGATTGAGTTACTTCTAGAAGCAGCTTCTACATAGGGCATGATTGTCGAATTGTTTTGTTTCCCCTTTCAGTTGAGGGACCTGAGTAAGCGGCCGGGGGAGGAAGCTGTGCTAAACATGCAACATGCTAAGGTTACACTCGTATTCCTTAATTCTGTGTTAGCAGAACGCGGAGTAACCTTAAACTTAGATCCTAGCACCCTTTTTGCTCCGTCCACGCGCAGAATCATGGGCTAGACAGGCCTCGTGCCAAGCTCACCAAAGGCTAGATCGGCGACTGGGGAGTGTTGCCGAGGATAAGCTTGACCTGGTAAGAGCTGAGAACCCGTGGGTTAAGCATGTGTATAAGTGTATAAGCACTTTCTCACCTTTCTAACTCTTGTTCTCCACCAAAAGCTGTTTGTTGTGGTTGTTAATACTTAACAGTCACAATTGACACAAGTCCCCGTATTGTGCGGACCGGCCGAACTCTTGTCTCCGCAGCCCATATTGGGAGTTGAGAAACGCATGACCAACTCAATTTGTAGAGGAGTCGAGAGAAAAATACGAAGACCATGACAGAAGCGCGATTCACGGCTGGGTCTGTCCAAGGTTAGTGCGTCAGACCCCCCTGCTAGGCTGAGCTTAACAGCTTCCTCGATTCTCATCTGGGAAGCTGGGTTTTAAACATGCTACCCCGTTCATTTCACTTGCTACAACCGGATAGGGCAACAGCCATGGCGAATAAGCTCGATGGAACGTTTGCCGATTTGATGTTTGTCATGCCGCTACACTGCCGTAATTGCCGGCGGAGGCAGTTCGACAGCTTCAGTCGGGCCTTTTCCTGCCCAGCTGTGCAAAACAGCGAATGGCCTCGTTGTTCGGGTTTTGGCGGTCTATATTTGTCCGTCCATTAGATCATCTGTCAGGCGTTCGAGAACAGGGGATGAGCCGGCTTGCTCGTAGCTTTTGTGGGGAGGCCATGACCATGGCGACTTCAGCTGCTCTTTTTGGACCTCTTAGAGGAGCTACTCCTTACTCTTCATGGGAGAGGCTGTATCCTGTTAGTGATGAGCATGAACAGCGAGGAGCCGGAAATGCCCCCTGAATGCTGGAAGGGCCTCGCGCTGGGCAATGGCTTTTCCGAACAAGGCGGATCAGGAGCTGCTTTGAGCTTGttggtactccgtataatCAGCCTCAGGGAGATCTCAACAAGTATTAATAGCCCGGCTTGGCATCTACTTTCTTCTCGGCCGATACCATCTCTCTATCATCAACTCTCAAAGAGACAGATCCTCAGCCATGATCTCCTCGCTCTTGGTCGCCGCTCTGGCGGCTGTTCCCGCTCTTGCCTCTCCCTTTCCCGCTACGTGCTCATGGGAGGGCCACTGCCAGGGTGCTACTTGCAGCACCGACGACGACTGCTCTGATCCCTTCCCTTGCATCAGCGGCATTTGCGGTGGAAGCactgctcctcctcctcctcctcctcctcctcctcctcctcctccaactgGAGGCAGCTGTTTCCCTGTTGGCAATGCCACTCTGCCTGGTAACTTTGTTGCTCCCAGCACTCCCCTCAGCCAGTGGTGGTGCCCTCAGCAGGACTACTATGGCTTCCTGGGTTTCTCTTACCCTCTGGAGGACAGCAACTGCGGAGACTCCTCCAACAGCTATGCCCAGATGAACAAGGACTTTgcccagatgaagaaggatttCGGTGCCAGCATTGTGCGCATGTACTACCCTACGTGCACTCAGTCTagcgtcttcatcaacgcTATCAAGGCCGCTTATACCAACAACATGGGCCTGATTGTCCAGGTCTGGACCAACTTTGGTGGTGGCGTAAGTATACATTCTCCATGTCAATAGCAACAATATTCTAACATTCATATCCAGAACGTCTGGCAGCAGTCCCAGCAGGCCATCTACAACGCCATCAACGACCCCTCGGTCTCGGCCATTGCCCCTTATGTCGTCCACTGGGCTGAGTTCGGCTCTGAGCCCGTTGGTGACGGTATGGACCAGGGCAACTTTGTCAACGACCTTGGCAAGTTCCGCGCCACTCTCAACCAGAAGGGAATTTTGGTCGG of the Trichoderma breve strain T069 chromosome 4, whole genome shotgun sequence genome contains:
- a CDS encoding heterokaryon incompatibility protein (HET) domain-containing protein is translated as MRLIHTSTLEFIWFPKAPPPYAILSHTWGNDEVTFSDFTNLSTRTTKLGFAKIKQTCEQALKDGFSYAWIDTCCINKESSSELSEAINSMFRWYRDAAICYAYLEDASEDIQLPITSPSSISHCRWFTRGWTLQELLAPKEIVFFGAKWTTIGRKTELKEILEQITGIPCAILTGDMRLDQTSVANRMNWAAKRETTREEDIAYCLMGIFDVNMPMIYGEGRNAFTRLQEEILKQTQDDSLFAWRASEESASEAPYRGLFASSPKEFASEVTTTPFFTSMAGASTLLGNGRISLSCALYQDGFIGLKCFQGTELSTVVGIQAISTGINHFVRSNPSQLVLKPHRYPIAFQTVVFDKFVEMREPRSLSDIYQHNELFLALPPEIRFVAVYPKEYMGFQKTMKLPITHLVGKKVAFYMEVDRQASGADVFQEIGWSDKGTAVLLVLWVEQLSTRSFTFYFDLLAVNAGNAESEFIDAERPPEALDAKETAIAWSTICATGTQTIVGGHQMFSLQLSVATNADIKDRAVDVRKEMEEAEKERERERKVAERERDAENAREFKKGVGQIVAMLIAPILGFAFSIALGIVLSTYA